One genomic segment of Paenibacillus xylanexedens includes these proteins:
- a CDS encoding MMPL family transporter, with amino-acid sequence MQEGSGYGRWVAGKRSKWITLLVWIIIAVVLGMVWPAVGDRETNNAQDLSESKPSVQAAALAEKEFPGGEGLPALIVWRQAGGLTDEQIQNIQALTERLDQDPVEQQQSVVPLYQLPPQALKGQLSEDGSTLVMPLFFNEGADSEQLKEAIEALEQKTQDIFGANPFDVAIDDTNTLIARVTGPVGISIDASGLFSSADVSLLIATVVLVLVLLLLIYRSPVLAIIPIIAVGFAYMVTSPILGFMADQGWITVDAQSISIMTVLLFGAGTDYCLFMISRYRQILYHEPDKKKAIFQAITGSSGAIAMSGFTVVAALLVLLLAEYGAYHRFAVPFSLSIFIMFIASLTLVPALLAIFGRGSFYPFVPRTHAMEVERAKKKGKPAPAPRKIKESWIGRVVVTKPWTVLAITLVLLGGLAAFSTQVKFTYDLLSSFPEDVPSREGFTVIGEQFSQGELAPVKIMIDAEGKETDLKQRLESLDYISKVGDAQQGAENANITAFDVEFNLNPYSMEAMQHIPDLRATAEQALQDAGVANVDSQVWIDGQTAEQYDIEVTGERDAKIIIPVVIGMITLLLLLYLRSVVATAYLIATVVLSYFSALGLGWIIIHYGLGADAIQGAIPLYSFVFLVALGEDYNIFMISSIWQKRKTMPLRQAIREGVGETSSVITSAGLILAGTFAVLATLPIQVLVQFGIITAVGVMLDTFLVRPFMVPAITALLGKWAFWPGKYVPIAEKNEEKQNQSM; translated from the coding sequence ATGCAGGAAGGTTCGGGTTACGGCCGCTGGGTTGCCGGCAAACGAAGCAAATGGATTACGCTGTTGGTATGGATCATTATCGCCGTTGTGCTTGGCATGGTATGGCCTGCTGTAGGTGATCGTGAAACCAATAACGCACAGGATCTGAGTGAATCCAAACCATCGGTTCAGGCAGCTGCACTTGCTGAGAAGGAATTCCCTGGTGGTGAAGGACTGCCCGCGTTGATCGTATGGCGTCAAGCCGGCGGTCTGACGGATGAGCAGATTCAGAACATTCAGGCATTAACGGAGCGACTGGATCAAGATCCGGTAGAACAACAACAGTCCGTTGTGCCACTCTATCAATTACCACCACAGGCATTGAAAGGCCAGCTTTCGGAAGACGGAAGTACTTTGGTTATGCCACTTTTCTTCAATGAAGGTGCCGATTCGGAACAATTGAAGGAAGCTATTGAAGCACTTGAGCAAAAAACACAAGACATCTTCGGGGCAAACCCGTTTGATGTAGCCATAGATGATACCAATACACTGATTGCCCGTGTGACAGGGCCAGTAGGGATATCCATTGATGCGAGCGGGCTATTCTCCTCCGCCGATGTATCCTTGCTGATCGCTACGGTTGTACTGGTATTAGTACTGTTGCTGTTGATCTATCGCTCGCCGGTACTGGCGATTATCCCGATCATTGCCGTTGGATTCGCGTATATGGTGACAAGCCCCATTCTCGGATTCATGGCGGATCAAGGCTGGATTACGGTGGACGCACAGTCGATCTCAATCATGACCGTGTTGTTATTCGGAGCAGGAACGGATTACTGCCTGTTCATGATCTCCAGATACCGCCAAATTCTCTATCATGAGCCGGACAAAAAGAAAGCCATCTTCCAGGCAATTACCGGATCATCTGGCGCCATTGCCATGAGTGGATTCACGGTCGTTGCAGCACTATTGGTGCTGTTGCTGGCTGAATACGGTGCATATCATCGCTTTGCCGTACCATTCAGTCTGTCCATCTTTATCATGTTTATTGCAAGTCTGACACTGGTTCCGGCGCTTCTGGCGATCTTCGGTCGGGGTTCATTCTATCCATTCGTACCGCGTACACATGCGATGGAAGTGGAGCGTGCGAAGAAAAAAGGCAAACCGGCTCCGGCCCCGCGCAAAATCAAGGAAAGCTGGATTGGCCGTGTTGTGGTAACAAAGCCATGGACCGTTCTTGCAATTACGTTGGTATTGCTGGGAGGACTGGCGGCATTCTCTACTCAGGTTAAATTCACGTATGATCTTTTGTCTTCCTTCCCGGAGGATGTGCCTTCCCGCGAAGGTTTCACGGTCATTGGCGAACAGTTCTCCCAAGGTGAGCTGGCTCCAGTCAAAATCATGATCGATGCCGAAGGCAAAGAAACTGATCTGAAGCAGCGTCTCGAATCGCTGGATTACATTAGCAAAGTAGGCGATGCTCAGCAGGGTGCCGAGAATGCCAACATTACCGCCTTTGATGTGGAATTTAATCTGAATCCATATTCCATGGAGGCAATGCAGCATATTCCAGATCTGCGGGCTACTGCGGAACAGGCGCTTCAAGATGCTGGTGTAGCTAATGTGGACAGTCAGGTCTGGATCGATGGTCAGACGGCTGAACAGTATGACATTGAAGTAACCGGAGAACGGGATGCCAAGATCATTATTCCTGTGGTCATCGGCATGATTACATTGTTATTACTATTATATCTGCGTTCAGTTGTAGCTACGGCGTACTTGATTGCAACGGTTGTTCTGTCGTATTTCTCTGCACTGGGTCTGGGTTGGATCATCATTCACTACGGACTTGGCGCAGATGCCATTCAGGGAGCAATTCCGCTGTATTCCTTCGTATTCCTCGTGGCACTGGGTGAAGACTACAACATCTTCATGATCTCTAGCATCTGGCAGAAACGCAAAACGATGCCGCTTCGTCAAGCGATTAGAGAAGGTGTTGGCGAGACAAGCTCTGTTATTACATCAGCAGGTCTGATCTTGGCAGGAACATTTGCGGTACTTGCTACATTACCAATTCAGGTGTTGGTGCAGTTTGGTATTATCACTGCCGTTGGTGTGATGTTGGATACCTTCCTGGTTCGTCCGTTCATGGTACCGGCGATCACCGCATTGCTGGGTAAATGGGCCTTCTGGCCAGGTAAGTATGTGCCGATTGCCGAAAAGAATGAGGAGAAACAGAACCAGTCCATGTAA
- a CDS encoding TetR/AcrR family transcriptional regulator: protein MSKKTNIPRSPGRPKTAVDQASVQTNILMTASRLFMEYGYEPVSLQQIASLCNVTKASIYYHFSSKADLFTVAITRMMAMGMQQTSLRLDEPGTLQERLVKVAEAKMQHSHIETETMMREAEKHLDTEQLAQIREAEIRIFEVLAIHFQKEMDNGYLRVGNPMLLAHAFTSLLMLANREDVRNMNGGSIEELAQELVALFLDGAVKRN, encoded by the coding sequence ATGAGCAAAAAAACAAACATTCCCCGTTCACCGGGTAGACCCAAAACAGCTGTGGATCAAGCATCTGTTCAAACCAACATATTGATGACCGCGTCACGTCTGTTTATGGAATACGGGTATGAACCTGTCTCTCTCCAGCAGATCGCCTCACTATGCAATGTAACCAAAGCATCGATCTATTATCACTTCTCCAGCAAAGCAGATCTGTTCACCGTTGCCATCACCCGCATGATGGCGATGGGCATGCAGCAGACTTCGCTCCGTCTGGATGAACCTGGTACGTTGCAAGAACGACTGGTTAAGGTTGCCGAAGCGAAGATGCAGCACTCCCATATTGAAACGGAGACCATGATGCGAGAAGCTGAGAAACATCTGGACACGGAGCAACTCGCCCAGATTCGGGAAGCGGAGATTCGTATATTCGAAGTACTAGCAATCCATTTTCAGAAGGAGATGGACAATGGTTATTTGCGGGTTGGGAACCCCATGCTGCTTGCCCATGCGTTTACGTCACTGCTGATGCTCGCGAACCGCGAAGATGTACGCAACATGAATGGCGGCAGCATTGAGGAACTCGCGCAGGAACTGGTGGCGCTGTTTCTGGATGGAGCGGTTAAGCGGAACTAA
- a CDS encoding GNAT family N-acetyltransferase — protein MSHSKPSPRIPRLLETSRIYLRPFEITDVDAYFPGLFDAEMRRLTGTQNSFTRTQVERYVENAAQDDTRLMLLIALQEDDQIIGDVVLMDMHAKNRSAHIRVAIDQAEYQGKGYGSEALLLMLDYGFGICNLHRIELEVYAFNERAIRTYEKLGFQREGVKRDVLFYNHQYHDAIQMSMLEDEFRQRHMKDQPGNV, from the coding sequence ATGTCACATTCAAAACCATCCCCACGTATCCCACGTCTGCTAGAAACGTCGCGCATATACCTGCGCCCTTTCGAGATTACAGATGTGGATGCTTACTTCCCTGGCCTGTTTGACGCCGAGATGCGCAGGCTGACAGGAACACAGAACAGTTTCACACGCACTCAGGTTGAACGTTACGTTGAGAATGCAGCACAGGATGACACCAGACTCATGCTACTTATTGCTTTACAGGAAGATGACCAGATCATCGGAGATGTCGTTCTGATGGACATGCATGCCAAGAATCGCAGTGCACATATTCGGGTTGCCATTGATCAGGCAGAGTATCAAGGAAAAGGTTACGGTAGCGAGGCGTTACTGCTTATGCTGGACTACGGCTTCGGCATCTGTAACTTGCATCGAATCGAGCTTGAGGTGTACGCCTTCAACGAGCGAGCCATTCGCACGTATGAGAAACTCGGATTCCAGCGCGAGGGTGTGAAGCGGGATGTCTTGTTCTACAATCATCAATACCATGATGCCATTCAGATGAGCATGCTGGAGGATGAGTTCAGGCAACGTCATATGAAAGATCAGCCAGGGAATGTTTGA
- a CDS encoding diacylglycerol/lipid kinase family protein: protein MEFNKALLIHHHHSGKANRENTVGLVAGVLAPAVHELVIVRTDEPGEGEKLCRERGEQFDVVFILGGDGTVHECVNGLADLQHPPLIGILPGGTCNDFARSLGISPDAETAAQEMLAGRVVSIDVGRANDRVFTNFFGIGLISDASQNINENLKSALGKLSYFISTLQTISHTEPFRYQLEADGKEMEGEAVMIYAANGRFLGTNALPFATDALQDGELDVLIIHETGIPLLREILSHKPEGDWQPQSESISYFKASTLKVKTDAPMSADTDGELYMKTPAELSVLTGHLKFLTGEGY from the coding sequence ATGGAGTTTAACAAAGCGTTGTTAATTCATCATCATCATTCGGGCAAGGCCAATCGTGAGAACACAGTGGGCCTCGTGGCTGGTGTGCTGGCTCCAGCTGTCCATGAACTCGTCATTGTGCGTACGGATGAACCGGGTGAAGGAGAGAAGCTATGTCGTGAGCGCGGGGAACAATTCGATGTGGTGTTTATCCTGGGTGGGGATGGCACGGTGCATGAATGCGTGAATGGACTGGCTGATCTGCAACATCCTCCGTTGATTGGTATATTGCCTGGAGGCACGTGTAATGACTTTGCGCGTTCGCTCGGCATTTCACCGGATGCAGAGACTGCGGCACAAGAAATGCTGGCAGGTCGGGTGGTATCCATTGATGTTGGAAGAGCTAATGATCGAGTGTTCACGAACTTTTTTGGCATTGGCTTGATCAGTGATGCTTCGCAGAATATTAACGAAAATCTGAAAAGCGCGCTGGGGAAGCTCAGTTATTTTATCAGCACTTTACAGACAATTAGTCATACAGAGCCGTTTCGTTACCAACTGGAGGCGGATGGGAAAGAGATGGAAGGCGAAGCAGTGATGATCTATGCAGCTAATGGCCGTTTTCTGGGAACGAATGCCCTGCCCTTTGCAACGGATGCGTTGCAGGATGGCGAACTGGACGTGCTCATTATTCATGAGACAGGCATTCCGCTGCTGCGAGAGATTCTGTCACACAAGCCGGAGGGAGATTGGCAACCTCAGAGTGAGAGCATTTCATACTTCAAGGCATCTACGTTAAAAGTGAAGACAGATGCGCCGATGTCAGCCGACACGGATGGCGAATTGTATATGAAGACACCCGCCGAGCTGTCGGTGTTGACGGGTCATCTGAAGTTTTTAACCGGGGAGGGTTATTAA